In the Corynebacterium kroppenstedtii genome, one interval contains:
- a CDS encoding DUF1003 domain-containing protein translates to MADSFARTDLDTPVRAKRRSLLSMDGDAVGVAAEKVARFLGTGKYLGWQTIIVTAWILLNIGGMWWNWDPYPFILLNLAFSTQAAYAAPLILLAQNRQDDRDRVTLNEDRRRAAQTKADTEFLARELAGVRIALGETVTRDYLRHELEDLTTVLQRIEGRLDDAAADAPVDLEYMGDDERHAGLDSPGRQHNESS, encoded by the coding sequence ATGGCTGATTCGTTTGCTCGGACTGACCTGGACACTCCGGTCCGCGCTAAGCGCCGCTCGTTACTGTCAATGGATGGTGATGCGGTCGGTGTTGCTGCAGAAAAAGTCGCTCGTTTCCTCGGAACCGGTAAATATCTAGGCTGGCAGACCATCATCGTGACGGCCTGGATTCTCCTGAATATCGGCGGAATGTGGTGGAACTGGGACCCGTACCCATTCATTCTTCTCAACCTCGCTTTTTCCACGCAGGCGGCATACGCAGCTCCCCTGATTTTGTTAGCGCAGAACCGCCAGGATGACCGCGACCGAGTCACGCTCAATGAGGATCGCCGTCGTGCGGCCCAAACCAAGGCGGACACGGAATTCTTGGCACGAGAGCTAGCTGGGGTTCGTATCGCCCTGGGAGAAACTGTGACCCGCGACTACCTGCGGCACGAGCTTGAGGATCTCACCACCGTCCTTCAACGCATTGAGGGCCGTTTGGATGACGCTGCCGCGGATGCGCCGGTGGATCTGGAATACATGGGCGATGATGAGCGTCATGCAGGACTAGACAGCCCTGGCCGCCAACACAATGAATCATCGTAG
- a CDS encoding Mrp/NBP35 family ATP-binding protein: MASESTITESTVRDALAQVKDPDIGMPLTDLGMVKSIAVEGADVSAEIYLTIAGCPMKNKLVDDSRAAIEGIEGIGNVTVTTDVMNDEQRRELRKKARGGVDEPEIPFSKSDCHTRVYAVASGKGGVGKSSMTVNIATALAAKGLNVGVLDADIYGHSIPGMLGSDDRPYQVDDMIMPPQAHGIKMISIGHFIEGNSPIVWRGPMLHRAIQQFLADVFWGDLDVLLLDLPPGTGDIAITVAQLIPNAELLIVTTPQMAAAEVAERAGSISQQTQQRIAGVIENMSYFVMPDGSHNEIFGEGGGEIVAERLSRITGSTVPLMGQVPLDPALREGGDGGEPIAISSPESETGAALNAIADQLTHRRTSLAGKSLGLGVTP, encoded by the coding sequence ATGGCATCTGAATCTACTATCACCGAATCCACTGTTCGCGACGCATTAGCCCAGGTCAAAGACCCCGATATCGGTATGCCGTTGACCGATTTGGGCATGGTGAAATCGATAGCCGTCGAGGGCGCTGATGTTTCGGCGGAGATATATCTCACCATCGCCGGCTGCCCCATGAAAAATAAGCTTGTCGACGATTCTCGCGCGGCCATCGAGGGCATCGAAGGTATCGGCAACGTCACCGTCACCACGGATGTCATGAACGATGAGCAACGCCGCGAGTTGAGGAAAAAAGCCCGCGGTGGTGTCGACGAGCCGGAAATTCCATTCAGCAAGTCCGATTGCCACACTCGCGTGTACGCTGTTGCCTCCGGCAAGGGTGGTGTCGGTAAGTCGTCGATGACCGTCAATATTGCCACTGCGCTCGCCGCGAAGGGGTTGAATGTCGGGGTACTTGATGCCGACATTTACGGCCACTCGATCCCCGGAATGTTGGGATCAGACGACCGCCCCTATCAGGTCGATGACATGATCATGCCGCCACAAGCACATGGCATCAAGATGATCTCCATTGGCCACTTTATTGAAGGCAACTCCCCTATTGTGTGGCGTGGCCCGATGTTGCACCGAGCTATCCAACAGTTCCTTGCCGACGTTTTTTGGGGTGATCTTGATGTTCTGCTTCTCGATCTGCCCCCCGGCACCGGTGATATTGCGATTACGGTCGCCCAGCTCATACCGAATGCCGAACTCCTCATTGTGACGACGCCACAGATGGCCGCAGCTGAAGTCGCTGAGCGGGCAGGTTCCATCTCACAGCAGACTCAACAGCGCATCGCCGGTGTTATCGAAAATATGAGCTACTTCGTCATGCCTGATGGCTCACATAATGAGATCTTCGGCGAAGGTGGCGGCGAGATTGTCGCTGAGCGACTGTCCCGAATCACGGGGTCTACAGTGCCCCTGATGGGACAGGTTCCTCTTGATCCTGCTTTGCGCGAGGGTGGCGACGGTGGCGAACCGATCGCCATTTCTTCCCCAGAATCTGAAACTGGTGCGGCGCTGAATGCCATCGCGGATCAGCTCACCCACCGTCGAACGTCCTTGGCGGGTAAATCGCTGGGCCTCGGGGTGACACCGTAG
- a CDS encoding twin-arginine translocase TatA/TatE family subunit, whose protein sequence is MFSSIGWMEVIIIVVVGFLIIGPDRLPGVMKEIRAVRLAIKNAVADARKQIDGELGEDLREFSEPIKEFSEPLRQFNSYRSMGAKGFIAKTLFDDDTTDLDATKDAIDKPLQTMRTTTPQRAIQDYFAAENTSSAKNADDASSPRKSGAGSQASGTSGEKQNQGREGSTIASSPLSSQEPVDDQGPVEGQGKATGKPEKSGAESGEGKPQQHPFDGKKPVYGSWSGFDEVL, encoded by the coding sequence GTGTTCTCAAGTATCGGTTGGATGGAAGTCATCATCATTGTGGTGGTGGGCTTCCTCATCATCGGTCCCGACCGTTTACCAGGCGTTATGAAGGAAATCCGCGCGGTTCGGCTGGCCATTAAAAACGCCGTCGCAGATGCGCGGAAACAAATCGACGGCGAACTAGGCGAGGATCTCCGAGAATTTAGCGAGCCGATCAAAGAATTTAGTGAACCTCTCCGGCAATTTAATTCGTATCGATCAATGGGTGCGAAGGGATTCATCGCCAAAACTCTCTTCGATGATGACACCACCGATCTTGATGCGACGAAAGACGCCATCGACAAGCCCTTGCAGACTATGAGGACAACAACCCCACAGCGGGCCATTCAAGACTATTTCGCCGCTGAAAACACGTCATCGGCGAAGAATGCTGACGATGCCTCGTCGCCGAGGAAGTCTGGGGCGGGATCGCAAGCGTCGGGCACCTCGGGGGAAAAACAAAACCAGGGTCGTGAAGGTAGCACCATAGCGAGTTCTCCACTTAGCTCGCAGGAGCCTGTGGACGACCAGGGGCCCGTGGAAGGCCAGGGAAAGGCAACAGGAAAGCCAGAAAAGTCAGGGGCCGAATCCGGTGAGGGAAAACCCCAACAACACCCCTTCGATGGCAAGAAGCCGGTGTATGGCTCCTGGAGCGGGTTTGACGAAGTTCTGTAA
- a CDS encoding anti-sigma factor family protein, whose translation MGRSSKPRQFSSIEHLSEEAVAAFVDGEMPPRAQRRVLRHLVHCDECRRDVKAQRDAAQRMREAANEPVHMSTELLHKLAAIPTSCDPQNTSGTPAKTEHPRQENRTRPTSDGPDNAGSHRSDGYEAGNELSERRHENALSAAKSAAFVMMRTVENGAMSAMDTVGEYADHLRCAWKDRSNSPKR comes from the coding sequence ATGGGCCGTTCGTCGAAGCCACGACAATTCTCTTCGATTGAGCATCTTTCAGAAGAAGCTGTGGCCGCATTTGTCGACGGTGAAATGCCCCCGCGTGCCCAGCGTCGAGTTCTCCGCCACCTCGTGCATTGCGATGAATGTCGCCGTGATGTCAAAGCGCAGCGCGATGCGGCCCAGCGCATGAGGGAAGCAGCTAATGAACCCGTCCACATGTCGACGGAACTCCTGCACAAGCTGGCTGCGATCCCGACCAGCTGTGACCCGCAAAACACGAGTGGGACCCCAGCGAAAACCGAACACCCGCGTCAAGAGAATAGAACTCGGCCGACTAGCGACGGTCCTGACAATGCCGGTTCCCATCGCTCCGATGGATATGAGGCAGGCAACGAACTGAGCGAACGACGACATGAAAACGCGTTGAGCGCTGCTAAAAGCGCTGCCTTTGTGATGATGCGCACCGTAGAGAACGGGGCGATGAGTGCCATGGACACGGTCGGTGAATACGCAGACCACCTACGATGCGCATGGAAAGACCGCAGCAACTCGCCGAAACGGTGA
- the sigE gene encoding RNA polymerase sigma factor SigE, which translates to MANPPTGSEPRTGTAAFDAGSGDMPSWSELVSEHADGVYRLALRLSGNTHDAEDLTQETFMRVFRSLKRYKPGTFEGWLHRITTNLFLDMVRRRQTIRMEALPENYDAVPGTRNDPEQSYIDANIDPELQKALDSLPTDYRVAVVLCDVVGMSYDEIADTLGIKMGTVRSRIHRGRAQLRKSLQSSEGILHYVG; encoded by the coding sequence ATGGCTAACCCCCCTACGGGGAGCGAACCTCGCACTGGTACCGCAGCATTTGATGCCGGATCGGGGGATATGCCTAGCTGGAGTGAACTTGTCTCGGAGCATGCGGACGGCGTGTACCGCCTTGCCCTTCGCCTGAGTGGTAATACTCACGACGCGGAAGACCTGACACAGGAAACGTTTATGAGGGTTTTCCGGTCGCTTAAACGGTACAAACCGGGAACATTTGAGGGCTGGCTCCACCGGATCACAACCAATTTGTTCCTGGACATGGTGCGTCGGAGGCAGACAATCCGGATGGAGGCGCTGCCTGAGAATTACGATGCGGTGCCCGGGACCCGGAATGACCCCGAGCAGTCCTATATCGACGCCAACATTGATCCGGAACTGCAAAAAGCCTTGGATTCGTTACCGACCGATTACCGCGTCGCTGTCGTGCTGTGTGATGTTGTCGGCATGAGCTACGACGAAATTGCAGACACCTTAGGGATCAAAATGGGGACTGTGCGTAGCCGCATTCACCGCGGTCGCGCTCAGTTGAGGAAGAGTTTGCAGTCATCCGAAGGCATTTTGCACTACGTTGGGTAG
- a CDS encoding O-methyltransferase — MTDSALDLMTDFINATTDEPDAMGFARDAADELGLTTPDELTASFLTTISSAYCRDKSAVVVSPSACVSGLAILAGIGPSGHVTCIDTEAIHQRVARQAFTAANIRSNQYRFLPSRPLEVMTRLAARSYSLIYAEIAPADASTLVDEALELLEPGGLIILADILLDGTIANPARKDRDTAAARRLDQSLRDREDIYLSRLPLGAGMVLISRKEDAPAS; from the coding sequence GTGACCGATTCTGCTCTTGACCTGATGACTGACTTTATTAACGCCACCACCGACGAACCCGACGCGATGGGTTTTGCACGCGATGCCGCCGACGAACTCGGCCTCACCACCCCCGACGAACTAACGGCGTCGTTTTTAACAACGATAAGTTCCGCATACTGCAGGGATAAATCGGCAGTTGTCGTCTCCCCCTCCGCGTGCGTGTCCGGCTTAGCCATCCTTGCCGGAATAGGCCCGAGCGGTCACGTCACCTGCATTGACACAGAAGCAATCCACCAACGTGTTGCCCGCCAGGCGTTCACCGCAGCCAACATACGTTCGAACCAATACCGTTTTCTTCCCTCGCGTCCGCTAGAGGTCATGACCCGGCTAGCAGCGCGCTCATACAGCCTTATCTACGCCGAAATTGCCCCTGCCGACGCGTCAACCCTGGTCGACGAGGCACTAGAACTCCTCGAACCGGGCGGGCTGATTATCCTTGCGGACATTCTTCTCGACGGCACGATCGCGAATCCTGCGCGAAAAGATCGCGATACCGCCGCGGCCCGACGCCTCGATCAGTCGCTCCGTGACCGCGAGGACATTTACCTCTCCCGCCTACCGCTGGGTGCTGGAATGGTCCTGATTTCGCGGAAAGAAGACGCACCTGCAAGCTAG